The following proteins come from a genomic window of Halorussus halophilus:
- a CDS encoding extracellular solute-binding protein yields the protein MVANNSQEADDSESGVSRRNFVQAVGASGAAAGLAGCMGGNGDGNNNNSDNGTVGNVDNQGGKTTLQWATDPDFKGETWSKLQDILYKNGLSKDIEVKIQAGSNVTDDRRAQYQQWLSAGRSKPDILYMDSGWTIPFIVRDQVANLNDLLSSESKKTLENDYFSASVSTAKGPNGDLHAVPVFPDFPTMQYNKKHLKEGGYGESDFKKWATESMKWKKFSEVTKKSMDAAGTKYGYTFQANAYEGLSCCDFNEFMTSWGGAYFGNPEKNLFGPVGDRPVTVNEKQVVDSIKMVRAFIHGSSANNALSGYKNIAPPAVLQWTEEPSRKPFTAGNAVMHRNWPYSININGAEEEMGKDLGVMPIPYAKTKQQAKYKGTGGPVAALGGWHNAINPNSEKKEAAAKVLQAMMSEEFQLGLFEELGFLPPRPKLFNSDRAKEVPIMGRYMETLKVAGENAIPRPVTAVWPSQSQKIYQQVNGALSQGGNPKKAMDELKKQLEAIEKQA from the coding sequence ATGGTTGCCAATAACTCGCAAGAAGCAGACGACAGCGAAAGTGGTGTTTCGCGTCGTAACTTCGTCCAAGCCGTCGGTGCGTCTGGGGCCGCGGCCGGACTCGCCGGCTGCATGGGCGGTAACGGCGATGGTAATAACAACAATTCGGACAACGGAACCGTCGGCAACGTCGATAACCAAGGCGGGAAGACCACCCTCCAGTGGGCAACGGACCCCGACTTTAAAGGCGAGACTTGGAGCAAACTCCAGGACATCCTGTACAAAAACGGACTGTCGAAAGATATCGAAGTGAAGATTCAGGCAGGGTCCAACGTCACCGACGACCGGCGCGCACAGTACCAGCAGTGGCTCTCCGCCGGACGGAGCAAGCCCGACATCCTCTACATGGACAGCGGGTGGACGATTCCGTTCATCGTCCGTGACCAAGTGGCGAACCTGAACGACCTGCTGTCGAGCGAGAGCAAGAAGACGCTCGAGAACGACTACTTCAGTGCGAGCGTCTCGACCGCGAAGGGGCCGAACGGCGACCTCCACGCGGTCCCGGTCTTCCCCGACTTCCCCACGATGCAGTACAACAAGAAGCACCTGAAAGAGGGTGGCTACGGGGAGTCGGACTTCAAGAAGTGGGCGACCGAGTCGATGAAGTGGAAGAAGTTCTCGGAAGTCACGAAGAAATCGATGGACGCCGCTGGCACCAAGTACGGCTACACCTTCCAAGCGAACGCCTACGAGGGCCTGTCGTGCTGTGACTTCAACGAGTTCATGACCAGTTGGGGCGGCGCGTACTTCGGCAACCCGGAGAAGAACCTCTTCGGTCCGGTCGGCGACCGACCCGTCACCGTCAACGAGAAGCAGGTCGTCGATTCCATCAAGATGGTACGCGCGTTCATCCACGGGTCGAGCGCGAACAACGCCCTCAGCGGCTACAAGAACATCGCGCCGCCTGCCGTCCTCCAGTGGACGGAGGAACCGTCGCGCAAACCGTTCACCGCTGGCAACGCGGTGATGCACCGCAACTGGCCGTACTCCATCAACATCAACGGTGCAGAGGAGGAGATGGGCAAGGACCTCGGCGTCATGCCGATTCCGTACGCGAAGACGAAGCAACAGGCGAAGTACAAAGGGACCGGTGGTCCCGTCGCGGCACTCGGTGGCTGGCACAACGCCATCAACCCCAACTCCGAGAAGAAGGAAGCCGCAGCGAAGGTTCTCCAAGCGATGATGAGCGAGGAGTTCCAGCTCGGCCTCTTCGAGGAACTCGGCTTCCTGCCACCCCGTCCGAAACTGTTCAACTCCGACCGCGCCAAGGAAGTGCCAATCATGGGTCGCTACATGGAGACGCTCAAGGTGGCTGGCGAGAACGCCATTCCGCGGCCCGTCACCGCCGTGTGGCCGAGTCAGTCTCAGAAGATCTACCAGCAGGTCAACGGCGCACTCAGCCAGGGCGGTAACCCCAAGAAAGCGATGGACGAGCTGAAAAAGCAGCTCGAAGCCATCGAGAAGCAAGCATAG
- a CDS encoding aldo/keto reductase: MTEMEYTKLGDTGLEVSRLCLGCMNFGSDREWMMGDEEASVELIGRAIDSGINFLDTANVYSQGESEEIVGRAIESYDREELVIATKVFGQMGEGPNKQGLSRKHIIDQAEASLDRLGTDYIDLYQIHRWDETTPIEETLDALDYLVETGKVRYVGASTMMGWQFTKALYESDINDYRRFVSMQPEYNLVDRHEEENVLPVCADQNVGVIPWSPLAGGFLTGKYDRDTDPDEGRAATDEHTHERFTEENWAVLDEVRAIADEKDVTPAQVSLAWLLHKDVVDSPILGPRSLDHLEENLAALDVSLSADEMERLEAPKQPVWSRARGDL, translated from the coding sequence ATGACTGAGATGGAGTACACGAAACTCGGCGACACAGGTCTAGAGGTATCCCGACTCTGCCTCGGGTGTATGAACTTCGGGAGCGACCGCGAGTGGATGATGGGAGACGAGGAGGCGAGCGTCGAACTCATCGGCCGGGCCATCGACAGCGGTATCAACTTCCTCGACACGGCGAACGTCTACTCGCAGGGCGAGAGCGAGGAGATAGTGGGCCGGGCTATCGAGAGCTACGACCGCGAAGAGTTGGTCATCGCGACAAAAGTATTTGGACAGATGGGCGAGGGGCCGAACAAGCAAGGACTCTCTCGCAAGCACATTATCGACCAAGCCGAGGCGAGTCTCGACCGGCTCGGGACCGACTACATCGACTTGTATCAGATTCACCGCTGGGACGAGACGACGCCCATCGAAGAGACGCTCGACGCGCTTGACTACCTCGTCGAAACCGGAAAAGTTCGGTACGTCGGAGCCTCCACGATGATGGGGTGGCAGTTCACGAAAGCCCTCTACGAGAGCGACATCAACGACTACCGCAGGTTCGTCTCCATGCAACCGGAGTACAACCTCGTGGACCGCCACGAAGAAGAGAACGTCCTGCCGGTGTGTGCAGACCAGAACGTCGGCGTCATCCCGTGGAGTCCGTTAGCGGGCGGGTTCTTGACGGGCAAGTACGACCGAGACACCGACCCAGACGAGGGACGCGCAGCGACGGACGAACACACCCACGAGCGGTTCACCGAGGAGAACTGGGCGGTGCTAGACGAAGTGCGAGCGATTGCAGACGAGAAAGACGTGACCCCCGCGCAGGTGAGTCTCGCGTGGTTGCTCCACAAGGACGTGGTGGACTCGCCGATACTCGGCCCACGGAGTCTCGACCACCTCGAAGAGAACCTCGCCGCACTCGACGTGTCGCTGTCGGCCGACGAGATGGAACGCCTCGAAGCACCGAAACAACCGGTTTGGTCGCGCGCCCGAGGTGACCTCTGA
- a CDS encoding extracellular solute-binding protein: protein MSEKTISKADDTNAAETNGIETSAGTSRKSVGDSRASDAKSGDGGVSRRRFVQAVGASGVAAGLTAGPVGAVTQQGTTVQWVADSDLKDNQQVVTQALRDAGLSGDIQLDIVAGSNVTDDVRAQFQQWLSAGRNKPDIMRMDSGWTIPFIARDQLLNLSQNLPQEVLDIVNNEYFEASVSTAKGDDGDLYGVPLYPDFPTMQYRKDLVEDAGFDPEGNNWATESITWQEFSEVTRTVMDQNQNLDYGYTFQAAVYEGLSCCDFNEFMSGFGGAYFGGLDNLFGPIGDRPVTVNEQQVIDSIRMIRTFIHGEDDQYALDGYRGGISPQAVLQWTENPSLAPFTNDNAVMHRNWPYAIVQNGTQDNFGQDLGVMPIPYAVPSNEAQYEGTGGPSAALGGWHNTVNPNSQNQEAAFEVLRALTDDNVQLTIFEEIGWLPPKRALFDSERAANVPVIGRYIDTLRVAGENAIPRPVTVVWPQESTRIAQQVNSAYSRDGNPEQAMTQLQAQLQQIEQST, encoded by the coding sequence ATGTCCGAGAAAACTATTTCGAAGGCGGATGATACGAACGCGGCCGAGACGAACGGTATCGAGACGAGCGCGGGTACGTCGAGAAAGAGTGTTGGTGATTCGAGAGCGAGTGACGCGAAGTCGGGTGACGGAGGCGTCTCCCGACGAAGGTTCGTCCAAGCAGTCGGGGCGAGCGGTGTCGCGGCGGGACTGACGGCGGGACCGGTCGGTGCAGTAACGCAACAAGGAACGACTGTCCAGTGGGTCGCCGACTCAGACCTCAAAGACAACCAGCAGGTAGTGACCCAAGCACTTCGGGACGCCGGGTTGTCCGGCGACATCCAACTTGACATCGTCGCCGGGTCCAACGTCACCGACGACGTTCGGGCGCAGTTCCAACAGTGGTTGTCGGCCGGGCGCAACAAACCAGACATCATGCGGATGGACAGCGGGTGGACCATCCCGTTCATCGCACGCGACCAGTTGTTGAATCTGAGCCAGAACTTGCCACAGGAAGTGCTGGACATCGTCAACAACGAGTACTTCGAAGCGAGCGTCTCCACGGCGAAGGGCGACGACGGAGACCTCTACGGGGTGCCGTTGTATCCAGACTTCCCGACGATGCAGTACCGCAAAGACCTCGTGGAGGACGCAGGGTTCGACCCCGAGGGGAACAACTGGGCAACCGAGTCCATCACCTGGCAGGAGTTCTCGGAAGTCACCCGGACGGTGATGGACCAGAACCAGAACCTCGACTATGGGTACACCTTCCAAGCGGCGGTGTACGAGGGGCTGTCCTGCTGTGACTTCAACGAGTTCATGTCCGGGTTCGGCGGCGCGTACTTCGGCGGCCTCGACAACCTGTTCGGCCCGATTGGCGACCGACCCGTGACGGTCAACGAACAGCAGGTCATCGACTCGATTCGGATGATTCGGACCTTCATCCACGGCGAGGACGACCAGTACGCGCTGGACGGCTACCGCGGCGGAATCTCACCACAAGCGGTGCTTCAGTGGACCGAGAACCCATCGCTCGCGCCGTTCACGAACGACAACGCGGTGATGCACCGCAACTGGCCCTACGCAATCGTCCAGAACGGAACCCAGGACAACTTCGGGCAGGACCTCGGCGTGATGCCGATTCCGTACGCGGTGCCGTCGAACGAGGCACAGTACGAGGGGACCGGCGGGCCGTCCGCGGCCCTCGGAGGATGGCACAACACGGTGAACCCGAACTCGCAGAATCAGGAGGCCGCGTTCGAGGTACTGCGGGCGCTCACAGACGACAACGTCCAACTCACCATCTTCGAGGAGATCGGCTGGCTGCCGCCGAAACGGGCGCTGTTCGACTCCGAGCGAGCGGCGAACGTGCCCGTCATCGGCAGGTACATCGACACGCTCAGAGTGGCTGGCGAGAACGCGATTCCGCGGCCCGTGACCGTCGTCTGGCCGCAGGAATCGACGCGTATCGCACAGCAAGTTAACAGCGCGTACAGCCGGGACGGCAACCCCGAACAGGCGATGACGCAACTGCAAGCGCAACTACAACAGATAGAGCAGAGTACGTGA
- the trmB gene encoding HTH-type sugar sensing transcriptional regulator TrmB encodes MASDDLHSTMEQVGDRFDLGEYEIDAYLTVLEHGQLTASQIADRTDIPQPRVYDTVRSLSDRGLVELRESRPMKVIAVDPDEAFSGVQSSLIEMVSELEARYTAPARDTEAVSLVKSRSTILRYFADVIEAAEYELALSLTPDLLGRFEEELSDAIDEGVSVELLVTPASEIPDPDEYDYLKVATTARARRGITTPVVAVADGEYSIYATQDALRDDKDRYGVIFNRSALGFLVSGFFGTVLWTTAEQTLAADGENRPFPRRYASIRRCVKELQELSGDFYAAIEGRDIETGSSRVVKGKVVGFSFEGGERVAGMTVEAEEGEVTVGGQVAALEDIEAHEIRIGRNSPPEF; translated from the coding sequence ATGGCTTCCGACGACTTACACTCCACGATGGAGCAAGTGGGGGACCGCTTCGACCTCGGGGAGTACGAAATCGACGCCTATCTCACCGTCCTCGAACATGGGCAACTGACCGCCAGTCAAATCGCCGACCGCACGGACATCCCGCAACCGCGAGTGTACGACACGGTGCGCAGTCTGAGCGACCGCGGACTCGTGGAACTGCGCGAATCTCGACCGATGAAAGTCATCGCGGTAGACCCCGACGAAGCCTTCTCAGGGGTTCAGTCGTCGCTGATAGAGATGGTCTCCGAACTCGAAGCGCGCTACACCGCACCCGCCCGCGACACCGAGGCCGTCTCGCTCGTCAAATCTCGCTCGACTATCCTCCGATACTTCGCCGACGTCATCGAGGCCGCCGAGTACGAACTCGCACTCTCGCTGACGCCGGACCTCCTCGGTCGGTTCGAAGAGGAGTTGAGCGACGCCATCGACGAGGGCGTCAGCGTCGAACTGCTGGTTACTCCAGCTTCCGAAATTCCGGACCCAGACGAGTACGACTACCTCAAAGTGGCGACGACCGCCCGCGCTCGCCGCGGTATCACGACGCCGGTCGTCGCCGTTGCCGACGGCGAGTACTCTATCTACGCCACCCAAGACGCCCTGCGCGACGACAAAGACCGCTACGGAGTCATCTTCAACCGCTCTGCGCTCGGGTTCCTCGTCTCTGGCTTCTTCGGCACCGTCCTGTGGACGACTGCCGAACAGACACTCGCCGCCGACGGAGAGAACCGGCCGTTCCCCCGCCGGTACGCCTCGATTCGTCGCTGTGTCAAAGAGCTACAAGAACTCAGTGGCGACTTCTACGCGGCTATCGAGGGACGAGACATAGAGACCGGTAGCTCCCGGGTCGTCAAAGGCAAAGTCGTCGGATTCTCGTTCGAAGGCGGCGAACGCGTCGCCGGGATGACCGTCGAAGCCGAAGAGGGGGAAGTTACGGTCGGTGGCCAAGTCGCCGCGCTCGAAGACATCGAAGCACACGAGATTCGCATCGGCCGGAACAGTCCGCCCGAGTTCTGA
- a CDS encoding helix-turn-helix domain-containing protein, whose protein sequence is MSKASDVQEFVFTIDYEAGFDHIMDAFIDHPKAVADSLSIAVSPNGMWRVDKLSGPESFFEALREPLLDPHYCNDCLCEPASCETVWNHEVILSGLTERTVYSYMDELGFCRSIPYLALDELGDGLLFEAQRREHRYEWRLLVPDDREISPFFDRVKSELGDGRTIQFEQLKEPLRWGEAAVSVADLPAEQRVALEAALKRGYYQTPRETTVRELATELDVSRSTLQYRLRRAEYWLVSNLLETSL, encoded by the coding sequence ATGTCCAAAGCATCCGACGTGCAAGAGTTCGTCTTCACTATCGACTACGAGGCTGGCTTCGACCACATCATGGACGCCTTCATCGACCATCCAAAGGCAGTCGCCGACTCGCTCTCGATTGCCGTCTCGCCGAACGGAATGTGGCGAGTGGACAAACTGTCTGGGCCGGAATCGTTCTTCGAAGCACTTCGAGAGCCGTTGCTGGACCCCCACTACTGCAACGACTGTCTCTGCGAACCAGCGAGTTGTGAGACCGTCTGGAATCACGAAGTCATTCTCTCGGGTCTCACGGAGCGAACGGTCTACTCGTACATGGACGAACTCGGATTCTGTCGCTCGATTCCGTACCTCGCGTTGGACGAACTCGGCGACGGGTTGCTCTTCGAGGCCCAGCGTCGTGAACACCGCTACGAGTGGCGACTCCTCGTCCCGGACGACCGCGAGATAAGTCCGTTCTTCGACCGCGTGAAGAGCGAACTGGGTGACGGTCGAACGATTCAGTTCGAACAACTCAAAGAACCCCTGCGTTGGGGTGAGGCGGCGGTAAGCGTGGCAGACTTGCCCGCCGAACAGCGAGTGGCACTCGAAGCGGCACTGAAACGAGGCTACTACCAGACGCCTCGTGAGACAACAGTTCGAGAGTTGGCCACGGAGTTGGACGTGTCGCGCTCGACGCTCCAGTACCGATTGCGGCGGGCAGAGTACTGGCTCGTCTCGAACCTCCTCGAAACGTCGCTCTGA
- a CDS encoding PLP-dependent cysteine synthase family protein yields the protein MQAQSVIGAIGNTPLVELESVRPEGGARVFAKWEGANPTGSMKDRMALSAIENAERDGDLEPGQRVVELTGGSTGASLALVCSVTDHPLSIVSADCFAEEKIRMMRALGADVTVMETPEGKIYPGIIDDMERLVEEIIEDTGAYYHDQFNNPHLPAGYAGLAEEILADCPDLTDFVMGVGTGACSMGTARVFRENSSNVDVTLVEPEESPVLSRGETGSHNVEGVAVGFEPPHLEEHLYDDVVAIPEAEGRWMTRQIAAEDGLFAGTSTGLNIAAAKRVAAGRPEDAAVVTVAVDTGLKYLDGDLYREE from the coding sequence ATGCAAGCCCAATCTGTAATCGGTGCTATCGGAAACACACCGTTAGTCGAACTCGAAAGTGTCCGCCCGGAAGGGGGTGCTCGTGTCTTCGCCAAGTGGGAAGGCGCGAATCCGACCGGGAGCATGAAAGACCGCATGGCCCTTTCAGCAATCGAGAACGCGGAACGCGACGGCGACCTCGAACCGGGCCAGCGAGTAGTCGAACTCACCGGGGGTTCCACCGGAGCAAGCCTCGCGTTGGTCTGTTCGGTGACTGACCATCCACTCTCCATCGTCTCGGCCGACTGCTTCGCCGAGGAGAAAATCCGGATGATGCGCGCGCTCGGTGCCGACGTGACCGTCATGGAGACGCCCGAAGGAAAAATCTATCCTGGTATCATCGACGACATGGAGCGTCTCGTCGAGGAAATCATCGAAGACACTGGCGCGTACTACCACGACCAGTTCAACAACCCGCACCTTCCGGCGGGCTACGCGGGTCTCGCCGAGGAGATTCTGGCCGACTGCCCCGATCTGACGGATTTCGTCATGGGCGTCGGTACGGGCGCGTGCTCGATGGGGACTGCGCGTGTCTTCCGCGAGAATTCCAGCAACGTAGACGTGACACTGGTCGAACCCGAGGAATCTCCGGTTTTGTCACGTGGCGAAACGGGTTCTCACAACGTCGAAGGCGTGGCTGTCGGGTTCGAACCACCGCATCTGGAAGAACACCTCTACGACGATGTCGTAGCCATTCCCGAGGCTGAGGGACGATGGATGACTCGGCAGATTGCCGCTGAAGACGGACTGTTCGCCGGGACGAGTACCGGACTAAACATCGCCGCTGCAAAGCGGGTTGCGGCCGGCCGCCCCGAAGATGCCGCCGTAGTTACTGTCGCCGTCGATACGGGACTCAAGTACCTCGACGGCGACCTCTACCGGGAGGAGTAA
- a CDS encoding proteasome assembly chaperone family protein, which produces MGESPPQTASFEITSGEPHETLIAGFSQFGLAGLTAVDYLVDQFEFEEVGHITTEQLPAITPFEDGKPRHHTRLFSHAEHELTVLVGELFVPVPAADPFSEAILSWAASNGVQEITVLHGVMIPHAPEEHQVFYVATDDYREHRLADGEIPAMGRGFLDGINAELIRQGMESQLRTGVFLTPVHAQAPDVEAAIRLLEAVESTYGIDIETEPLEEFAAEVQQYYEELAKRLDQRAEHETPDDRMYM; this is translated from the coding sequence ATGGGGGAGTCACCGCCGCAAACCGCCTCGTTCGAAATCACGTCTGGCGAACCGCACGAGACGTTGATAGCCGGATTCTCGCAGTTCGGGCTCGCAGGACTGACGGCCGTCGATTACCTCGTGGACCAGTTCGAGTTCGAGGAAGTCGGTCACATCACGACCGAGCAACTGCCCGCTATCACGCCGTTCGAAGACGGGAAACCGCGACACCACACGCGACTGTTCTCCCACGCCGAACACGAGTTGACGGTCCTCGTCGGCGAACTGTTCGTCCCGGTTCCGGCCGCCGACCCGTTCAGCGAGGCTATTCTCTCGTGGGCCGCAAGCAACGGCGTCCAAGAGATTACCGTCCTCCACGGTGTGATGATTCCGCACGCACCCGAAGAACATCAGGTGTTCTACGTCGCAACGGACGACTACCGCGAACACCGACTCGCCGACGGCGAGATTCCGGCGATGGGTCGAGGCTTCCTGGACGGCATCAACGCCGAACTCATCCGGCAGGGCATGGAGTCACAACTTCGGACAGGTGTGTTTCTCACGCCCGTCCACGCGCAAGCCCCCGACGTGGAGGCGGCTATCCGACTCCTCGAAGCGGTCGAATCGACCTATGGCATCGACATCGAGACGGAACCGCTGGAGGAGTTCGCCGCGGAAGTCCAGCAGTACTACGAAGAACTCGCAAAGCGTCTCGACCAGCGCGCAGAACACGAGACCCCGGACGACAGGATGTACATGTAG
- a CDS encoding mechanosensitive ion channel family protein, whose amino-acid sequence MVNWLDWLRAELTDLLDTIASNAAEFVAASLILVLGWYASQLIVRLLGRPVARRFQRPSLTKTVLGGIRAFVMIGAASLAARAMGFQASQILLSVTVFSAVLGLVLAPIIGSVINGLFVLADQPYEIGDMIELVDRDTRGYVEDITLRYTKVFTLENTFLVIPNSNMRDRDIINYSAEDTRSRLSMELLVTYEGDVEQARAIMERAARETEEVVEGGPDIRIGSARYPSAPVAYIKEFADHGILLDLRYWVKDPYYLPRVQSKIQERVWDQLADADVQIAYPHSHLVFDETSGTARVSMEDGKTVSDVERATDRRERPEGERTEREEFDRDV is encoded by the coding sequence ATGGTGAACTGGCTGGACTGGCTCAGGGCGGAGTTGACGGACCTCCTCGATACCATCGCCAGCAACGCGGCCGAGTTCGTCGCAGCCTCGTTGATACTCGTCCTCGGATGGTACGCCAGTCAGCTAATCGTGCGACTCTTGGGTCGTCCCGTCGCTAGACGGTTCCAGCGGCCGAGTCTGACCAAGACTGTTCTGGGCGGGATTCGTGCGTTCGTGATGATTGGAGCGGCGTCGCTCGCGGCCCGAGCGATGGGCTTCCAGGCGAGCCAAATTCTGCTCTCGGTGACCGTCTTCTCTGCGGTGCTGGGTCTCGTCCTCGCGCCGATTATCGGGAGCGTCATCAACGGCCTGTTCGTGCTGGCCGACCAACCGTACGAAATCGGCGACATGATAGAGCTCGTGGACCGCGACACGAGAGGCTACGTCGAAGACATTACGCTCCGCTACACGAAGGTGTTCACGCTCGAAAACACCTTCCTCGTGATTCCCAACTCCAACATGCGCGACCGGGACATCATCAACTACTCCGCGGAGGACACTCGCTCGCGCCTCTCGATGGAACTGCTCGTCACCTACGAGGGCGACGTGGAACAGGCACGCGCCATCATGGAGCGTGCGGCCCGCGAGACGGAGGAAGTCGTGGAGGGCGGACCAGATATCCGCATCGGGAGCGCCCGCTACCCCTCGGCACCGGTCGCGTACATCAAGGAGTTCGCCGACCACGGCATCCTGCTGGACTTGCGCTACTGGGTGAAAGACCCCTACTACCTGCCCCGCGTGCAGTCGAAGATTCAAGAGCGCGTCTGGGACCAACTGGCCGACGCAGACGTGCAAATCGCGTACCCGCACAGCCACCTCGTCTTCGACGAGACGAGCGGCACTGCGAGAGTGTCGATGGAGGACGGAAAGACGGTGTCAGACGTCGAACGAGCCACCGACCGGCGCGAACGACCCGAGGGAGAACGAACTGAACGAGAGGAGTTCGACCGCGACGTGTGA
- a CDS encoding universal stress protein — MTRIVVPVRYPLTEHSRRTLEEAISVAEERDAALTVFHVNLYHKGRTVSRSELKRAVEQSFGHLPNTRYVVREGFLVEETILEEVAAEHADVVVIGHKQAGRWRRMLRKLTSDPDVESFLREKLEAEVITVGR, encoded by the coding sequence ATGACGCGCATCGTCGTCCCCGTTCGGTACCCGCTGACCGAACACTCCCGCCGCACGCTCGAAGAGGCCATCAGCGTGGCCGAGGAGCGCGACGCCGCACTCACGGTCTTCCACGTCAACCTCTACCACAAGGGCCGAACCGTCTCGCGCTCGGAACTCAAGCGCGCGGTCGAGCAGTCCTTTGGCCACCTCCCGAATACGCGCTACGTCGTCCGAGAGGGCTTTCTGGTCGAAGAGACGATTCTGGAGGAAGTCGCGGCCGAACACGCCGACGTGGTCGTCATCGGGCACAAGCAGGCCGGACGCTGGCGGCGCATGCTTCGCAAACTTACCTCGGACCCCGACGTAGAGAGTTTCCTCCGCGAGAAGCTCGAAGCCGAAGTGATTACTGTGGGCCGATAA